In the Emcibacteraceae bacterium genome, CGCTCGGCAAGCTCCACCTCATCCCCTTTTTCAAAGCGGCCCACCAGATAGGGAAGCGCCCCGCCCCCGTGGGATGCGATCAGTTTAAGGTTTGAATATTTATCAAAGAAACCATCAAAGATCATCCGTGTCACCGCGAGTGTGGTATCAAACATAAAGCCCACAGACCAGCTTAAATCATATAAGCCCATATCCATGGAAAGCGCTCCGGGCGGGTCAGTCGGGTGCAGTAATACGGGCAGGCCGCGCCGGTCAATTTCGGTCCAGATCGGCGCAAATATCGGATCGGTCAGGCTGCGCCCGGCGATATTGGCCAGCACCATAACCCCGCTCGCACCCAAAGCACATGTCCGCTCAAGTTCCTTTACCGCGCGCTCGGGATATTCCCATGGCAGGGACGTATACCATCGGATCCGGTCCGGATATTTGTTCTGTGCCTCAACCATGCTGTCATTTGAAGCAACGGCTGCCTTGCAGCTAATTTCTTCTCCACCCCAGTAAACATTCGGGCAGGTCAGCGAAACAATAGAAATATCAATACCGGTTGCGTCCATCTGTTTAATGCGCAGATCATAATCAAAATGACCAGGCTGCGGGAAGGCAACAGGGGTATTTTCCTTGAATATTTCCTCCTTGCCATCCGGGCGCAGCTGAAGATTATATTCGCCGCCGAACTCGCGCAGAATTTCGTACCATTCTTTGGTATAGGCATGTGTGTGGACGTCAATGACCGTCATTATTGTAACTCCTGTAAATACTTAGATTTATTTATTAATTATAGAAACTGGCGATAAATACAATTGCAATAGCACTTGGCACAAGATAGCGCACGATAAAATGCCAGTATTTATAATATGTTGGGTTGGTGTTGTTGGTGAATTCCTCGCGCCGCATTTTTTCCGTGATCATCCAGCCGACAAAAATGGATATTAATATTGACCCCAATGGCATCGCAAGATTAGCCGTCAGATATTCTACCGAGCCGAATATGGTCAGATCTTTTAATGAACTGATAAATGAAAGCGGTCTGATTTCCGACCAGATATTAAAGGAAAAAACATTAAAAAGCCCTACCAGCCATGTCGCAATGCCAACGATCAGTGCTCCGGCCACGCGGCTTACACCGCGCTGGTCCTTAAACCATGCCACCACCGGTTCAAACATGGATAGGCCGGTACTAAGAGCCGCCAGCAACAGAAGCGTAAAAAACAGAATTGCAAAAAAATCACCGCCCGGCATTTGCCCGAAGGCAACCGGAAGGGTCACAAACATTAACCCTGGTCCCTGATCCGGCACAAGACCATATTGGAAAACTATGGGGAAAATCATCAGCCCCGCCAAAAGTGCAACAACCGTATCCATTCCGGCGATAACCAGACTTGAACGTGGAATTGAAACATTATCGCCGATATAGGCACCATAAACCAGCATCCCTGCACCGCCGACGCTTAATGTCAGAAGTGCCTGCCCGACAGCAAGCAGGATCACAGACATGTTAATTTTGCTGAAATCCGGGGTAAACAGAAAATCAATTGCGGCGGCCGCATTCCCGTTTATAAGTGAATAAATTACCAGGCAAAACTGAATGATAAATAAAGCCGGCATGATCATCTTCACCGCTTTTTCAATTCCCTTACGGATGCCTTTACCGACAATGAACATAATAAGTCCCATAAAGACCCCGTGCCACATCGACATACGCACCGGGTTTGCTTTGATATTGTCATAAAGCATTCCGGCATTTGACGCATTAATACCGTCAAAACCGTCAGTTATAGCAAAAGATAGAAAATCAAGAATCCAGCTGGCAACAACACTGAAAACGGTCAGCAAAAAATAAGCACTTAAAACCAGCAGCCAGCCAAGAGCCCCCCATTTAGGGCTTAATCCTTCCTGCGTGGATACTTTTTCAAGACAAAGTATCGGGTTGCACTGGCCGCGACGACCAACCATAATTGTGGCAATAAGGGCAGGAATGGAAATTACCAGAATGAATGCCAGATAAATGATTATAAAGGCCCCGCCGCCATTCTCACCAACCAGATACGGGAAACGCCACAAATTTCCTAGTCCGATTGCACTGCCCAGTGCCGCAAGAATAAATGCAAATTGAGAAGACCAGTGTTCATTTGCGGTAACATTATCTGACATTTCCAATTCCCCTATATTTTAAATATACGCTGTGCATTTTCACTGCGAATTTTATGTTTTGTTTTTTCCGGCAGATTATTTACCCGGCCGAGGCATCCGGCCATGTCCCCAAGGTTAAAAGGATAGTCGGACCCATAAAGAACATGATCTTCCCCGCCAACATGTACGCATAGCTCAAGCGCTTCTTGCGCGTAAGTGACGCTGTCATAATAAATATGCTTTAAATACTCACTTGGATGCCTGCTGATTTTCACCTTGGCCCGTGCAGTCGTGTCAAATACACGGTCAAACCGCCCGGCAAGATACGGAAGCGTTGCCCCGGCATGGGAAGCAATCAGCTTCAGGTTAGGATAACGGTCAAAAAAACCATCAAAAATCATTTTTGAAACGCAGAGTGTTGTATCAATCATAAATCCCGTGGATGCGATCAACGCATATCGATCAAGCTCCATCAGTTCGGTACCGATTGGAAAAGTCGGGTGAACCAGAACCGGAAGTGACCGGTCATCCAGCTCCTGCCAGACGGGAGCAAAAAAAGGATCAGTTAGATGTCGCCCATTAATACTGCCATGGACAATCGCCGCCACCGCCCCCAAATCACAGGCCCGTTTTAATTCCTCCACCGCCAGATCAGGATGTTCCCATGGCAGGACAGCCATCCAGCGAATATGTTCAGGAAAATCCACCTGCGCCTTGGCAAATTCATTATTCGTCATTACTGCCGCTTCCAGGCTTTCATCACGACTGCCCCACAAAACACCGGGAGGCGGCATTGAAACAACTGCCATATCCACCCCCGCTTTTTCCATATTTTTAATACGAAGCTCAAAATCAAAATGGGGCGGCTCCAACACACAAAAGCTTGCCCCCTTGTAGCATACTGTCCAAGGACTATCGAGGCCGACTTCCACCGTCAAATCAGGCCCCCCTTTCCTCATTAATAAATCAAGCCAGCCAGCCGTATACATATGTGTATGTACATCAATAACTTTGCTCATTTATCCCCTTACTATTTGTGAATTTTTTCTCAACTAAAACTCTATACTTATTCACTAAACCAGTATAGAGTTAGAAAAACGAAATTTTACCAGTACAGTTTTGATCAATTTATAACTGTACCTAACTTTTTATGTAAAATTGTACTGCAATGTTGATGAACAAAACCCTCTATAGCCAAATTGCTGCCAAAATTGCCGAACAGATTGAAAATGAAGTTTACCTGCCCGGGGATAAATTACCCTCAATCAGAAAAGCATGTCAGCAATTTAAGGTTAGCGTTTCAACCATTCAGCAGGCCTATACCCAGCTTGAAAATTTATATCTTGCGGAAGCGAGGCCCCAGTCCGGTTATTATGTTCTGGCACAGAATGAAAATCTGACCGAGGAACCGGAAATGACCGATACGGGAACACCGATCCCGGTTTCGGTAAATGACGGTATTTTTCAGGTGATCAAGGAAACGGAAAAATTTAAGTATAATTTTGGTGCGGCTTATCCTCATCCCGATTTTCTGCCCGTTGCTCAGCTGCAAAAAACGATCCGGAAAATTTCAAGACACTATTTAAAGGAAGTCTTGACGACAGGCTCATCGATTGATGTTAATTTACTGCTCAGGCGCCAGCTGGCCCAGCGAATGACCTATGCCGGATGTCAACTGTCTGCCGCTGATATTGTCACGACAAGCGGATGCAAGGATGCCCTTTCCCTGTGCCTGAATGCTGTTGCAAAAAAAGGAGACATAATCGCTATTGAATCTCCGGCATTTCCCGGGCTTCTTCAAACCATTGAAGCCTTGGAAATGAATGCACTGGAAATCCCGACTCATCCGAAAGAAGGGATCAGCATTGATGCTTTAAAGCTGGCCCTTGAACAATGGCCGATCAAAGCCTGCGCCCTGATCCCCACTTATAATAATCCGCTTGGATCATCCATGCCCGAGGATAATAGAAAGGCATTGATTGAACTTCTTAAGATGCGCGAAATACCGCTGATTGAAGATGATCTTTTCGGTGACCTTGGCACCTATGGACGACGCGCAAATGCGCTTAAATCCTATGACCGGGATGGACTGGTACTCAATTGTTCATCTGTATCAAAATCATTGGGCCCGGGGCTAAAAGTCGGATGGATTTCTCCGGGGCGGTATTTAAAAAAAATTCAGAAACTTAAATTTTTAAACAGCGTAACGGAATCAACCTTATCACAAATGATTGTCGCTGAGTATTTTGCGACAGGCAATTATGACAAACATATTCGGCGTATCCGGAATATTTATGCCCAGAATAGAAAACTGATGGCCGCATGCATTTTGGAACATTTCCCCAAAGGCACAACAATTTCAAATCCATCCGGCGGGTATATGCTTTGGGTGGGACTACCTGCCGGATTTAATACCTGGAAACTTTATAATCTGGCGATTAAAGACAAAATCTCATTTCTACCGGGTATATTATTTTCCCCGACAGGCAAATATAATAATTTTTTACGCCTTAATGCCGCTATCCCCTGGAACAGTGAAACTAAAAACGCCATTATAAAATTGGCAAAACTATCATCCCAAGCAATAGATTGACAGCGACTATCAATTCCGCCTAACGTGCTAAATAAAAAAGCCAGGAGTAAATTAATGGGGAATATGTCATGGGGCGTAAAAAGCGCCCATGGAAACCTTAAATCAGTTCTGATGCACCGTCCCGGTGTTGAAATAGATGTCGTTACCGAAGAAAATAAAAAAGTTTTTAATTTTGATGAACCCGTGAACCGCGAAATATTCCAGTCGGAATATGACATTATGGTGGGACAGTTTAACAGCCATGGTGTTGATCCGGTTTTTCTGACAGATGTCCTTAAAGACGACGAAGACAGCATCAATTATATAAAACACCGCCCGAACATGACCTATACACGCGACCTTGCCGCGGTGTTTAAAACCGGTGCCGTCCTGATGGGACCGCACCTGCTTGGACGCTGGGGTGATCAGGATATTGTCGGCCGTGCCTTAAAAAAACTGGGCATTCCCATTCTTGGCTCAATTGATTGCCCGTCCTTTCTTGAAGGGGGCGGTGTTACGATGATCGGTGATAACACGGTTGTGGCCTCCATATGTGACCGCGCCAATCAGTCAGGGACCCGGGATCTGCGTAATCTGGTGCTGGGTGAAAATGCTAAATATTTTCTGGAAGTGCCGCTGCCACCCGGTCATATTCATATTGACGGGCTTTATATGACCCTTAATGATGATCTGGCAATCTGCCACAGCCCTGCCCTTAATATACTGCCATGCAAACTGTATCAGGCTGGCGTTTCCGAGCCACGCCATATCATGTTTAATGAATTCCTTGGCGAACGGGGCATTAATATCATTGAAATTAATGAGGAAGAAATGCGTGGCGGCCATCTTAATCTGGTAGTGACACATCAGGGTAAAAAAGCAATAGGTTTTGAATGCGCGGAGCGCCTTTCAAATGAAATGGCTAAATACGGGTGGGAAGTTTCAACCTTCCCCTCAGATACCCTATTCAAAGGGAACGGGGGTGCCCACTGCATGACAATGCCCATGCATGTAACTTAAGGAGCAAAAATGAGCCTGCAGAGAAAGCTTGGATTTACCACCATATTCGCCATCGTGACCGGAAATATTATCGGCTCCGGATTATTCTTTACCCCGGGCGAACTGGCCGCGGTTGCCGAAGCAGAATGGCAGGTTTATTTCTTCTGGGCCTTATGCGGTTTTATTGTTCTTTGCGGTGCCCTGACCTATGCCGAGCTTTCCATTCTTCTGCCGCGTCCCGGGGTAATGTATCATTCGCTTAACGAAGCTTATGGCCCATTTGCCGGCTTTTTTCAGGGCTGGGTGCAGATTCTGATCAGCGGTCCCGGGTCAATTGCCGGGGCATCCATATTTTTTGGCGAACTGGCCAATCAGGTTCTTGGCATTGAAAATAATGAACTCAGGCTTATGTGGGGGGTCCTGGCCATTATATTTTTTGCCATTGTCAACCTTCAGGGCATATCAATGGGTGGTAAAACCCAGGTGATCATTACCACCGCCAAACTGGCCGGGATCATGGGGCTTATTATCGGGGCCATATTTTTTGCTTCCCCCATCGAATGGGTCAGTGAAACGGCAAAAGCAACAACGGAAATTGATCTTTGGAGTACGATGCAGTTTATCGGCCTTGGTGTCGGCATTGTTCTTTTCACCTATGACGGCTGGGCCGACGCCTCACATTTGGCCGGCGAAGTTAAGAACCCAAAAAAGAATTTACCGCTTGGTATCGGTATTGGTGTGATGGCCGTGATAGCCATTTATCTTTTGATTAATTATGCCTTCTTAAGCGTGGTGCCGCTTGACTTCATGCGCGATAATCCAACTATTGTTGCGACCACCGTGGCTGAAGCGGCTTTTGGATCAAAAGGGGCAATAGTCATCCAGATCCTTATATGGATTTCCATATTCGGAGCTATCGGCGGGCTGGTCATGTCCATCCCGCGGCTCTATTATGCCACCGTATCCGACTTTACCGAGGATGCCTCAAAAACATTCATGGGTCCGTTTTTTAAGGCGCTATCCTATCTTTCGCCGAAAACATCGGTGCCGTCAGGATCAATCATTTATTCGGCGGTAATGGCGATTATCTTCCTGCTGTTTTTTGGAACCTTTGCCAAAATCGTCAATTTTCTGGTGGTGCCGCTCCAGTTTATCAATATCTGGATTGTTTCCAGCATATTTATCTTGCGTCCGCGCTTAAGCAAACCTGACGATTTTAAAACGCCACTTTACCCGCTTGTGCCGCTGATTTTCATTTTTACAATGTCAATTCTAATCATAAGCGCACTTATTTATAACACGGAACAAAGCCTTTATGGCATTGCGCTGTCTCTAACCTCCATCCCTGTTTATTTCATTCTAAAGAACGCAAAATCAAAACCATGACCAATTTCAAATCGCTTTTTAAAAATGAAAAGCCAATCATTGCGATGATTCATTTACCACCGCTGCCGGATTATGAGAACTCCCCCGGTATGGATGCCATTATCGAAAGTGCCCTTCATGATTTAAGCATCCTTGAAAAATACGGCATTGACGGTGCGTTGATTGAAAATGAATATGACAGACCCCACCGGGTTAAGGCAGAACCGCAAACAATCAAGGCTATGACCGAAGTGACCAAAGCTGTGGTCAAGGCCAGTAGAAATTGTGTCATTGGTGTGGAAATACTCCTGAATGATGCTAATGCTTCCCTTGATGTAGCGAAAGCAGCCGGGGCACAGTTTATCCGAACCGACTATTTTGTTGACCCTATGTCCCGACCCGAATATGGCGAATTTGACATTGACCCGGAAGCGGTCATCAAATACCGGAAATCCATTGATGCAGAAGATATCCTGATCATGGCGGATATTCAGGTTAAATATGCAAAAATGCTTGTTAAACGCACCATAGAACAGTCGGCAAAACTGGCCACAGACCATCATGCAGATGCCGTCGTTGTCAGCGGTGATGCCACTGGTGATGCCCCGGTTATTAATGACCTGATCAATGCCGGCAAAGGCGCGGGTGTCCCCGTAATCATCGGCAGCGGCACCGATGCGGACAATGCTGTTGAGCTATTATCCCACTGCGACGGCGCCATTGTCGGCACGGCCCTGATGCAGGATCAAATTGTCAATGCAGCACGGGTCGAAAAATTACTGAAAGCTTTGGGAAGGCTATAAAAATGAAAATAGCATGCGTCGGCGATTGCGGGGTTGATCGCTATCTTCCCTCAAACAGGCTTCTTCCCGGTGGTATCACCGCCAATTTCACACGCCAGGCACGCCGCTGCTTCAAGCCGGATGATGAAATCAACATTATTTCCATGGTCGGTGATGATGACCCGGAAGCCAGGGTTGCAGTGGACGCCGTCAATATCGACGGTATCAATTGCTACATTAATACCCATCCGGGTTCCACGCCCGTACAATATATTGAGATCGGGGAAAGGGGGGAAAAAATTTTTACCAGATACGACCCCGGTATCCTTGAATATTTTGATCTGAACAATATGCAGCGGGATGTGATACAACATGCCGATCTGGTGATGACCCCGGTTTACTGGCAAATCCATAATGTTTTTGAAAAAGTTCTCGCCTCGCCCATCTCTGGCACACTGGCCGTTGATTTTTCGGATTTTTCCACCGATCCTGATTTCGACCTGCTTGAACGAAACATCGAAAAAATAGATATCGCCTTTTTCGGTCTAAACCATAATCAGACTGAAATGATCAGCCGCATAACCACAATTGCAGAAAATACAAATAAGCTGATGGTCATTACGTTAGGGGATATGGGCAGTATCGCCATAATAGGGCAAATTAAAATCAGCCACCCCGCCGTGCCCGTCGATCAGGTGGTTGATACCACCGGAGCCGGCGATGCCTTCGCTGCCGGATTTTTATCAAGCTATATGCATGATCAGAAAATTGATCTGGCCCTTGAAAAAGGCGCGATCATCGCCGCCGAAACCATTCAGCATGTCGGTTCGGTCCCGACCTGATTATTAGTTCCGAAGCAGATAATATTCCATACCCCCGACCGTTTCCAGAAGGTCATATCTGCTTTTTATATACTGATATATTTTAAGTGAATTTTCCGTGTTATATTTATCATCCGGCGTATAGAACACCATGCGCGGCGCGTTGGTTTTAAGTGTCGTCATAACATCATCATACTGTTCGGCTTTATGAATACCGAATGAGCTGTTAAAAAAACGAAACGGATTTTTCCGCCCTGTAATATAATAAATTTCTGAGTTTGATGGAAATGCAAATATGGTTTCATTCTGACCGACATGCTTATCCACCAGATCAATGATATGATGGTAGGTTGCCGCTTCATTTTCCCTGAGCCAGAGACCTACATTTCCCGCAAAGAAAACTTCATTTTCTGCCGTTCTTTCACCACGCAGTATTTGCGGGATAAAGCGGTTAGAGGACTGCCCTGCATGGAAATAAAGGGCAATTGTGCATATATAAAAGCTCAATAAAGCCATACAGTTTCTTTTTAATGCATTGGCTGAACCCCACATCCATAATATGGCGCAGAGCGACAGACCAACCGTATAATATAAATAAATGAAAATCTGATAATGCACAGTGACCAGAGCATAAAAAATCGCAATAAACGGCAGGGCCGATAACATCAACCTATCCTGATTCCGGCCACAAATTTTCAAAAAAGATACTATTCCCAACACAGGAGTAATCAGGATTAACAAAATCCAGTATAGGTTATTCAAAAGCACATCAAATGGCGGCAGTTTGGTGATTGAAACCACACTGAAAATCAGAAAATCCAGAAAACTTCTTTTCTGTATAAAGTTGAGCTCCGTCAGTGACATCGCCGAAATAACCGTGTCATTATACCAGCTCGAAAGTGAACCATGATAAATATGATAAATAAGAAGCGGTGCCGCAGCCAGAATTCCCCCGATCAACATTTTGCCCAAAATTTTAAGAAGCGTTTTATTATCCACCGACACACGGAAGAAACCGTTTATCAGTAATGACAAAGGCCATAACCCGAATAAAATTATGGCGGAAGCAGGCACTTTCATAAACAGATAACCGCTAAGACCCAAAATCATCACTGCAAATAAAAGTTTGGAAATCACCGCATTTTTAAGCGATATATTTTCCGCCTTCGAATAAAGAATATAGCACACCGCCCCCATTGAAGTTATAACGCCGGAAAGCTGCCGAAACAGGAACAGTGTGATCAAAAGATAGCCGATGACCAGAAATTTATATTTGTAATTTTCCGGTATTTTCTGAAAAGCAACAATGGTCAGGATTGTCAGGAAAAGGCCATACCAGTTGGCTGTCGGATTTAAATATTGAATGAAGGAAAGCGATGAAAGTACCAGTACCCCACATAATGCCACGACCGGGCCTTTGGGGTTCAGGAGCCAGAAAATGAGCGCCGCCTGTATAAGCCCCATAATCACAATAGGAATTCGCATACTGACCATTTCATTTCCAAACAGGGCAAATGCCGCCGCATTGATGAAATTGATATACCCAAAATGAACATCATGAATATCCAGATTCAGTATTTCACCGGATAAAATCCTGTCCGCTACATGGGCATAGGCCCCGTCATCCGGAGGATACCAGTAATGGTTATAAAAATGCAAAAGCACACTGAAGCTGAAAACCATACCAATGGCGAAATAGATATTTTGTTTTGATAGAGCGACCATTTTGTTCATGATCGGCCCCTAATCTTTCCGCCAGACGGAAAGAGTGGCGAATGAAAAACAGGCCCCGATGAAATTGGCATAAAAAAGCCGGTCAATCAGAAATGTCAGCTTCACCAGCCACTTGCCACCTATATTTAAAAGTGGAAACGCATCGGGATTATAAAACAGTACATAGGATAAAAGTCCGGGATAATGCAGGCGCAGCGGATTAAAACCGGCATTTTTAAAAAAGCCTTTTAGTTCGGAAACGGCAAAATCCCGCTCTGTTTCTTCATCAAAAAGTGGGTTCTTCTGATATATTTTCCGGCGCACCCACTTTGTAACCGGGTTGCCGTAAGTCGGTTCGAAATTAATGAACATGCCGCCCTTTTTAAGCCCGCCGCTTAAGTTCTTAACAACCTGTGCCGCATGGTTTGGGACATGATGAAGCCCGCCGATGAGAATGATTATGTCAAAATTATCTGCTTCCGGTTGAAATCTGGTCGCATCTTCCTGCCGGATATCAAGGTCCGGATGTTGAGATTTTAAATCATTCACCACAACATCACTATAATCAAATCCACTATAGTCAATATCCAGCCCCAGATGATCGATAATCAGGGTTCGTCCTTCGGCAAATCCACACATGGCTTCAAGCACTTTATATTTTTTGGCCTTATCGAACGCCAGCCCTTTAAGACAGTGGTGCCAGATCAATTGCTTGATCAGCAGATGTTTTTCGCCGCTTCTGGCTTCCTTATATTTTCCGGCGATTGAATTAAAATGGGTCTTCTGCTGCTCAATAAGCTGCTTTTCCTGACTGTCGGGTTTCATATGTGCGTCTCACCCGTTGCCACAAATGAAATTCCGGCAATAATCAAGGCCACACCGATCAGGTGGGAAACGCTTAAATTTTCCTTTAAAATAAAATATCCGGCGATCTGGGTGGCGACCACAAGTCCACCTGCCGCAATGGGAAAGGCAAGGGATAAAGCAATTCTGGTTACAATCACATACCAGATCAGAAAGCCAAGTCCGTAAAAAAATATGCCGGCAATCCCCTTAGTGGATATCAGTGCCCCGTCAGATTGTTTAAGAAAAACGAGTCCGGTGACACTCGTGATGATGTAGACCAGCATAATTAAAATATTTGACAGAATGGTCATGGTTTAATCCCCTTCCGATCGGCAGCATAATTTTCACTGATAATATAAGGAGGGCGCCCCTGTAGTGATTTATGAATACGGGCCAGATAGATACCTATGATGCCGATATTAAAAAACAGAACACCAAATAGAAGCGATGTAACCCCGATCGTTGATGCCCAACCGGGCACAGCGACCCCTTGGGTATAAATATAAAAAGTATACCCCAGTTCAATAAAGGACAGAATACTGGTAATCGCCCCGATCCATACCCCGATTTTAAGGGGCACTGTTGAATATGATATGATGGCACCTGTAGCGAGCCTTATCATCCGCCCTAATGTAAATTTGGTTGATCCCTGATGTCTTGAGCTGGCAATAAACTTTACCTGCCTGACATCAAAGCCTACCCATTGGATGGCCCCTCTTAAAAATATATCCACATCCCCGAAGGAAATAATTTCG is a window encoding:
- a CDS encoding amidohydrolase family protein — translated: MTVIDVHTHAYTKEWYEILREFGGEYNLQLRPDGKEEIFKENTPVAFPQPGHFDYDLRIKQMDATGIDISIVSLTCPNVYWGGEEISCKAAVASNDSMVEAQNKYPDRIRWYTSLPWEYPERAVKELERTCALGASGVMVLANIAGRSLTDPIFAPIWTEIDRRGLPVLLHPTDPPGALSMDMGLYDLSWSVGFMFDTTLAVTRMIFDGFFDKYSNLKLIASHGGGALPYLVGRFEKGDEVELAERRKMKRKPTDYLRHIYYDCINYDPRAMQYLISIVGHEHVMFGTDWPHQVFDTKGAFANTALLADDQCKAIRSGNALKVFNI
- a CDS encoding sodium-dependent transporter, whose amino-acid sequence is MSDNVTANEHWSSQFAFILAALGSAIGLGNLWRFPYLVGENGGGAFIIIYLAFILVISIPALIATIMVGRRGQCNPILCLEKVSTQEGLSPKWGALGWLLVLSAYFLLTVFSVVASWILDFLSFAITDGFDGINASNAGMLYDNIKANPVRMSMWHGVFMGLIMFIVGKGIRKGIEKAVKMIMPALFIIQFCLVIYSLINGNAAAAIDFLFTPDFSKINMSVILLAVGQALLTLSVGGAGMLVYGAYIGDNVSIPRSSLVIAGMDTVVALLAGLMIFPIVFQYGLVPDQGPGLMFVTLPVAFGQMPGGDFFAILFFTLLLLAALSTGLSMFEPVVAWFKDQRGVSRVAGALIVGIATWLVGLFNVFSFNIWSEIRPLSFISSLKDLTIFGSVEYLTANLAMPLGSILISIFVGWMITEKMRREEFTNNTNPTYYKYWHFIVRYLVPSAIAIVFIASFYN
- a CDS encoding amidohydrolase family protein, which gives rise to MSKVIDVHTHMYTAGWLDLLMRKGGPDLTVEVGLDSPWTVCYKGASFCVLEPPHFDFELRIKNMEKAGVDMAVVSMPPPGVLWGSRDESLEAAVMTNNEFAKAQVDFPEHIRWMAVLPWEHPDLAVEELKRACDLGAVAAIVHGSINGRHLTDPFFAPVWQELDDRSLPVLVHPTFPIGTELMELDRYALIASTGFMIDTTLCVSKMIFDGFFDRYPNLKLIASHAGATLPYLAGRFDRVFDTTARAKVKISRHPSEYLKHIYYDSVTYAQEALELCVHVGGEDHVLYGSDYPFNLGDMAGCLGRVNNLPEKTKHKIRSENAQRIFKI
- a CDS encoding PLP-dependent aminotransferase family protein, producing MNKTLYSQIAAKIAEQIENEVYLPGDKLPSIRKACQQFKVSVSTIQQAYTQLENLYLAEARPQSGYYVLAQNENLTEEPEMTDTGTPIPVSVNDGIFQVIKETEKFKYNFGAAYPHPDFLPVAQLQKTIRKISRHYLKEVLTTGSSIDVNLLLRRQLAQRMTYAGCQLSAADIVTTSGCKDALSLCLNAVAKKGDIIAIESPAFPGLLQTIEALEMNALEIPTHPKEGISIDALKLALEQWPIKACALIPTYNNPLGSSMPEDNRKALIELLKMREIPLIEDDLFGDLGTYGRRANALKSYDRDGLVLNCSSVSKSLGPGLKVGWISPGRYLKKIQKLKFLNSVTESTLSQMIVAEYFATGNYDKHIRRIRNIYAQNRKLMAACILEHFPKGTTISNPSGGYMLWVGLPAGFNTWKLYNLAIKDKISFLPGILFSPTGKYNNFLRLNAAIPWNSETKNAIIKLAKLSSQAID
- a CDS encoding arginine deiminase family protein, with translation MGNMSWGVKSAHGNLKSVLMHRPGVEIDVVTEENKKVFNFDEPVNREIFQSEYDIMVGQFNSHGVDPVFLTDVLKDDEDSINYIKHRPNMTYTRDLAAVFKTGAVLMGPHLLGRWGDQDIVGRALKKLGIPILGSIDCPSFLEGGGVTMIGDNTVVASICDRANQSGTRDLRNLVLGENAKYFLEVPLPPGHIHIDGLYMTLNDDLAICHSPALNILPCKLYQAGVSEPRHIMFNEFLGERGINIIEINEEEMRGGHLNLVVTHQGKKAIGFECAERLSNEMAKYGWEVSTFPSDTLFKGNGGAHCMTMPMHVT
- a CDS encoding amino acid permease — protein: MSLQRKLGFTTIFAIVTGNIIGSGLFFTPGELAAVAEAEWQVYFFWALCGFIVLCGALTYAELSILLPRPGVMYHSLNEAYGPFAGFFQGWVQILISGPGSIAGASIFFGELANQVLGIENNELRLMWGVLAIIFFAIVNLQGISMGGKTQVIITTAKLAGIMGLIIGAIFFASPIEWVSETAKATTEIDLWSTMQFIGLGVGIVLFTYDGWADASHLAGEVKNPKKNLPLGIGIGVMAVIAIYLLINYAFLSVVPLDFMRDNPTIVATTVAEAAFGSKGAIVIQILIWISIFGAIGGLVMSIPRLYYATVSDFTEDASKTFMGPFFKALSYLSPKTSVPSGSIIYSAVMAIIFLLFFGTFAKIVNFLVVPLQFINIWIVSSIFILRPRLSKPDDFKTPLYPLVPLIFIFTMSILIISALIYNTEQSLYGIALSLTSIPVYFILKNAKSKP
- a CDS encoding BtpA/SgcQ family protein, which produces MTNFKSLFKNEKPIIAMIHLPPLPDYENSPGMDAIIESALHDLSILEKYGIDGALIENEYDRPHRVKAEPQTIKAMTEVTKAVVKASRNCVIGVEILLNDANASLDVAKAAGAQFIRTDYFVDPMSRPEYGEFDIDPEAVIKYRKSIDAEDILIMADIQVKYAKMLVKRTIEQSAKLATDHHADAVVVSGDATGDAPVINDLINAGKGAGVPVIIGSGTDADNAVELLSHCDGAIVGTALMQDQIVNAARVEKLLKALGRL
- a CDS encoding PfkB family carbohydrate kinase; translated protein: MKIACVGDCGVDRYLPSNRLLPGGITANFTRQARRCFKPDDEINIISMVGDDDPEARVAVDAVNIDGINCYINTHPGSTPVQYIEIGERGEKIFTRYDPGILEYFDLNNMQRDVIQHADLVMTPVYWQIHNVFEKVLASPISGTLAVDFSDFSTDPDFDLLERNIEKIDIAFFGLNHNQTEMISRITTIAENTNKLMVITLGDMGSIAIIGQIKISHPAVPVDQVVDTTGAGDAFAAGFLSSYMHDQKIDLALEKGAIIAAETIQHVGSVPT
- a CDS encoding class I SAM-dependent methyltransferase, encoding MKPDSQEKQLIEQQKTHFNSIAGKYKEARSGEKHLLIKQLIWHHCLKGLAFDKAKKYKVLEAMCGFAEGRTLIIDHLGLDIDYSGFDYSDVVVNDLKSQHPDLDIRQEDATRFQPEADNFDIIILIGGLHHVPNHAAQVVKNLSGGLKKGGMFINFEPTYGNPVTKWVRRKIYQKNPLFDEETERDFAVSELKGFFKNAGFNPLRLHYPGLLSYVLFYNPDAFPLLNIGGKWLVKLTFLIDRLFYANFIGACFSFATLSVWRKD
- a CDS encoding SMR family transporter is translated as MTILSNILIMLVYIITSVTGLVFLKQSDGALISTKGIAGIFFYGLGFLIWYVIVTRIALSLAFPIAAGGLVVATQIAGYFILKENLSVSHLIGVALIIAGISFVATGETHI